From a region of the Solanum stenotomum isolate F172 chromosome 2, ASM1918654v1, whole genome shotgun sequence genome:
- the LOC125855189 gene encoding uncharacterized protein LOC125855189 produces the protein MGRRSSQRRNAAMLDSDDTDSVSSSSTTRSDMMLSGLEEVQFDKETVLDQCVDALYEKRGSTREKALASIIEAFNSNVQHEFVEKKFATLLQLCLSSIRRGSSKEIALASHVIGLLSLTAGPGDKAHEILEESVKPISVALKSRSDNSKISSLLECLAIITFVGGKDPEETEESMQLMWQVINPKLGPNVATAKPSPAMITAVVSSWSFLLTTMDGWTLNPKSWQGSISYFSNLLDKEDRSVRIAAGETLALVFEVGSLEKFSGESKGSGDSSTFETNKSKELLHIQGLRAKVLNQVRTLSAEAGGKGSAKKDLNNQRNTFRDILEFLEDGYSPETSAKIGGLLVSTSTWANLIQLNFLKHFLGGGFVKHMQENEFLHDVFGFTPKKNLPASQHRVSGTDKRMYKSPNSILNKARTQFLNKQRMLSQDKNVGYYAGGDEL, from the exons ATGGGTAGAA GAAGTTCACAACGTAGGAATGCTGCTATGCTGGATAGTGATGACACTGATAGCGTGAGTTCATCATCAACTACTCGGTCAGACATGATGTTGTCTGGTTTAGAGGAGGTTCAATTTGATAAGGAGACTGTCCTTGATCAATGCGTGGATGCCCTTTATGAGAAAAG GGGATCAACAAGAGAGAAGGCTTTGGCATCTATTATAGAAGCATTCAATAGCAACGTACAACATGAATTTGTTGAAAAGAA GTTTGCCACATTATTGCAACTATGTTTGAGTTCCATTAGACGTGGTTCCTCCAAGGAGATAGCTTTGGCATCTCATGTTATTG GGCTTCTTTCTTTAACTGCTGGCCCTGGGGACAAAGCACACGAGATTCTGGAAGAATCAGTAAAACCTATCTCAGTTGCTCTTAAATCTCGATCTGACAATTCTAAAATATCGTCG TTACTGGAGTGTTTGGCCATCATCACCTTTGTTGGTGGCAAAGATCCAGAGGAAACAGAAGAGTCTATGCAATTGATGTGGCAAGTCATCAATCCAAAACTGGGTCCCAAT GTGGCTACTGCTAAACCTTCACCAGCAATGATAACAGCAGTTGTATCTTCTTGGTCTTTCCTTCTTACGACCATGGATGGATGGACACTTAACCCAAAAAGTTGGCAAGG GTCAATCTCCTACTTCTCAAATCTTCTAGACAAGGAAGACCGATCTGTGCGCATTGCAGCTGGCGAAACACTTGCTTTAGTTTTTGAAGTCGGGAGTCTGGAAAAGTTTTCTGGTGAATCTAAAGGATCTGGTGACAGCTCCACATTTGAAACTAACAAATCTAAGGAATTATTACATATACAGGGATTAAGGGCAAAAGTCCTGAACCAAGTAAGAACCCTTTCGGCAGAGGCTGGAGGTAAAGGGTCAGCCAAGAAGGATCTTAACAATCAAAGGAACACATTCCGAGATATATTGGAATTTCTAGAG GATGGGTATAGTCCCGAAACCTCAGCCAAGATTGGTGGACTATTGGTTAGCACAAGTACTTGGGCTAATCTGATACAG TTAAACTTCCTTAAGCACTTCCTTGGAGGGGGATTTGTGAAGCATATGCAG GAAAATGAGTTTCTTCATGATGTATTTGGTTTCACACCAAAGAAGAATCTCCCAGCTTCTCAGCACCGTGTATCTGGAACTGATAAG AGAATGTACAAGTCGCCAAATTCTATCCTTAACAAGGCCAGGACTCAATTTCTAAACAAGCAAAGAATGTTGTCCCAG GACAAGAATGTCGGCTACTATGCGGGTGGTGATGAGCTCTGA
- the LOC125856837 gene encoding cyclin-D5-1-like: MAEDWGDIFKNLQMSSNEQDILRGDYEREFVHKQILAEETDDIGEDNEDYIENMLKEEEKIAIAGLTNRLPLRTISLPWLLEARNTAIYNIVYIGGCFGVRKITVYTAMIYVDRFLSSKPILPIAKLLAMACLYLACEQFEEYECQISTSNYIGSIMSMKSNIITQFRWIVTFVTPIQFIKYFLSRFCRDLSRKMYAKSITVEIIMSTLGDVRLMSLRAFIVGAAATLLASNPNILTHEMIRDEINALPQKWLIPIDEVCSCYDRLLETNKHRLDILDCN, translated from the exons atggcaGAAGATTGGGGtgatattttcaaaaatcttcAAATGAGTTCAAATGAACAAGATATTCTCAGAGGTGATTACGAAAGAGAATTCGTCCATAAACAAATTTTGGCAGAAGAAACTGATGATATTGGAGAAGATAATGAAGATTACATCGAAAACATGcttaaagaagaagagaaaattgcCATTGCTGGACTCACTAACCGACTTCCATTAAGAACAATCAGCCTTCCATGGCTTCTTGAAGCTCGCAATACTGCAATCTACAACATTGTTTAT aTAGGAGGATGTTTTGGAGTCAGAAAAATCACAGTTTACACAGCAATGATTTATGTTGATAGGTTTCTTTCATCA aaaccAATATTGCCGATTGCGAAGTTATTGGCAATGGCATGTTTATATTTGGCTTGTGAGCAATTTGAGGAATATGAATGTCAAATATCAACATCGAACTATATAGGAAGTATAATGAGTATGAAGTCCAATATTATTACACAATTTAGATGGATTGTCACTTTTGTTACTCCTATTCAGTTCATCAAATATTTCTTGTCAAGATTCTGCAGAGATCTTTCAAGAAAAATGTACGCCAAATCCATAACTGTTGAAATCATCATGAGTACACTTGGAG ATGTGAGATTAATGAGTCTTAGAGCATTTATAGTAGGAGCAGCAGCAACATTATTGGCATCAAACCCAAATATATTGACACATGAAATGATAAGGGATGAGATTAATGCCTTGCCTCAAAAATGGCTTATTCCAATT GATGAGGTGTGCTCTTGCTATGATCGTTTGCTAGAGACCAATAAGCACAGACTTGATATTTTGGATTGTAATTAG
- the LOC125856888 gene encoding uncharacterized protein LOC125856888, with the protein MAEDWGDIFRNLQMSAYQQPTSRRVQRFAAKQFFAEEKIDIGEDNEDYVENMLKEEEKIAIAGLNNRLPLRTASLPWLLEVRDIAIHHIVHLGGRCGVRKITVYAAMIYVDRFLSLAPKKPIILPIAKLLAFACLYLAFEEHEDQRGLSASVNSRNYRESIMNLKSSVVTQFGGIVTFVTPIQFIKYFLSKFCKHLSRKEYARIKTVEVIMSILGDVRLMSLKAFIVGAAATLLASNSNILTHELIENEINALPQKWLIPIDEVCSCYDCLLETNRHKLDIS; encoded by the exons atggcAGAAGATTGGGGTGATATTTTCAGAAATCTTCAAATGAGCGCATATCAACAACCTACTTCCAGACGTGTTCAACGATTCGCCGCTAAACAATTTTTTGcagaagaaaaaattgatattggAGAAGATAATGAAGATTACGTCGAAAACATGcttaaagaagaagagaaaattgcCATTGCTGGACTCAATAACCGACTTCCATTAAGAACAGCCAGCCTTCCATGGCTTCTTGAAGTTCGCGATATTGCAATCCACCACATTGTTCAC TTAGGAGGACGTTGTGGAGTCAGAAAAATCACAGTTTACGCAGCTATGATTTATGTTGATAGGTTTCTTTCATTAGCGCCAAAA AAACCAATAATATTGCCGATTGCGAAGTTACTTGCATTTGCATGTTTATATTTGGCTTTTGAGGAACATGAAGATCAAAGAGGATTATCAGCATCTGTGAACAGTAGGAATTATAGAGAAAGCATAATGAATTTAAAGTCCAGTGTTGTTACACAATTTGGAGGGATAGTGACTTTTGTTACTCCAATTCAGTTCATCAAATATTTCTTGTCAAAATTCTGCAAACATCTTTCAAGAAAAGAGTATGCCAGAATCAAGACTGTTGAAGTCATCATGAGTATACTTGGAG ATGTGAGATTAATGAGTCTGAAAGCATTTATAGTAGGAGCAGCAGCAACATTATTGGCATCAAACTCAAATATATTGACACATGAACTAATAGAGAATGAGATTAATGCCTTGCCTCAAAAATGGCTTATTCCAATT GATGAGGTGTGCTCTTGCTATGATTGTTTGCTAGAGACCAACAGGCACAAACTTGACATAAGTTGA
- the LOC125854728 gene encoding cyclin-D2-2-like → MAQNWGDILRSVQGFAAKQILAEEKTDIGEDNEDYVENMFRTEETIANAGLTNQLSSRTTQHPWLLEVRHTAIHHIVHTGGPFGVKKVTVYTAVVYVDRFLSSMPIQNERFDVAKLLGVACLYLAVEQLEENEDQPYLSDYESSTKCSGRIITKMRNCVVKQFRRIVTFVTPIQFIRYFLSRFCRDLSRTMYAKSITVELIMSTLGDVRLMSLRAFVVGAAATLLASNSNILTHELIRDEINALPQNWLIPLDEVCSCYNRLLETNRHKLQINLN, encoded by the exons ATGGCACAAAATTGGGGTGATATTTTGAGAAGTGTTCAAGGATTCGCCGCTAAGCAAATTTTGGCAGAAGAAAAAACTGATATTGGAGAAGATAATGAAGATTACGTCGAAAATATGTTTAGAACAGAAGAAACAATTGCAAATGCTGGGCTCACGAACCAACTTTCTTCAAGAACAACCCAACATCCATGGCTTCTTGAAGTTCGTCATACTGCAATTCACCACATTGTTCAT ACAGGAGGACCTTTTGGAGTCAAAAAAGTCACAGTTTATACAGCAGTGGTTTATGTTGATAGGTTTCTTTCATCAATGCCAATACAA AATGAAAGATTCGATGTAGCAAAGTTACTGGGAGTCGCATGCTTATATTTGGCTGTTGAGCAATTGGAAGAAAATGAAGATCAGCCATATTTATCAGATTATGAGAGTTCTACGAAATGTAGTGGAAGAATCATAACGAAGATGAGAAACTGTGTTGTTAAACAATTTAGAAGGATTGTCACTTTTGTTACTCCTATTCAGTTCATCAGATATTTCTTGTCAAGATTCTGCAGAGATCTTTCAAGAACAATGTACGCCAAATCCATAACTGTTGAACTCATCATGAGTACACTTGGAG ATGTGAGGTTAATGAGTCTGAGAGCATTTGTAGTAGGAGCAGCAGCAACATTATTAgcatcaaattcaaatatattgacACATGAACTGATAAGGGATGAAATTAATGCATTGCCTCAAAATTGGCTTATTCCACTT GATGAGGTGTGTTCTTGCTATAATCGTTTGCTAGAGACCAACAGGCACAAACTTCAGATAAATTTGAACTGA
- the LOC125856333 gene encoding cyclin-D5-3-like isoform X1 → MEQLPVFRILPIRDDENDEEMQQENGGDYDGDDDNDDDPDGDDVNYIRILIGRELATDRLNDQQVEGLVNDNWNQQIRTRAIRYIRRTGRIFQFSRRTLYRSVIYLDRFLAYRVIANGQLWAVRLIAVACLSLSAKMNDNIDDVPPLSDYPVGAYNISVNAIQRMEILVLVDFNWNMNCVTPFDFRIFFVSRFCRDVTRLDITRITTARIIMSALRDLRLMNHRPSVIAAAATLVAVNRDFTIQELVIEINALPINGFLQIADVSYCYNRMLGLNI, encoded by the exons atGGAACAACTTCCGGTTTTCCGCATTCTTCCAATTCGggatgatgaaaatgatgaagaaatgcAACAAGAAAATGGTGGCGATTATGATGGCGATGATGATAACGACGATGACCCTGATGGTGATGACGTGAATTACATACGGATATTAATTGGCCGAGAACTCGCCACCGATCGACTTAACGATCAACAAGTTGAAGGACTTGTCAATGACAATTGGAATCAACAAATTCGAACTCGTGCAATCCGTTACATTCGTAGA ACAGGGCGAATATTTCAATTTAGCAGACGAACACTTTACAGATCGGTGATATATCTGGACAGATTTCTTGCCTATCGAGTAATAGCt AATGGGCAGCTCTGGGCAGTGAGATTAATAGCAGTGGCTTGTTTATCATTGTCTGCAAAAATGAATGACAATATCGATGATGTGCCACCACTATCAGACTATCCAGTAGGAGCTTACAACATTAGTGTGAATGCCATACAGAGAATGGAGATTTTGGTTCTTGTTGATTTCAACTGGAATATGAATTGTGTGACTCCTTTtgatttcagaatttttttcgTATCGAGATTCTGCAGAGATGTTACAAGATTAGACATAACTAGAATAACAACTGCTCGAATCATCATGAGTGCTTTAAGAG ATTTGAGGTTAATGAATCATAGACCATCTGTAATAGCAGCAGCTGCAACATTAGTAGCAGTAAACAGAGATTTCACCATACAAGAATTGGTGATTGAGATAAATGCTTTGCCTATAAATGGATTTCTTCaaatt GCTGATGTGAGTTACTGCTACAATAGAATGCTAGGGCTGAACATTTGA
- the LOC125856333 gene encoding cyclin-D5-3-like isoform X2 produces the protein MEQLPVFRILPIRDDENDEEMQQENGGDYDGDDDNDDDPDGDDVNYIRILIGRELATDRLNDQQVEGLVNDNWNQQIRTRAIRYIRRTGRIFQFSRRTLYRSVIYLDRFLAYRVIANGQLWAVRLIAVACLSLSAKMNDNIDDVPPLSDYPVGAYNISVNAIQRMEILVLVDFNWNMNCVTPFDFRIFFVSRFCRDVTRLDITRITTARIIMSALRDLRLMNHRPSVIAAAATLVAVNRDFTIQELVIEINALPINGFLQIADVSYCYNRMLELNN, from the exons atGGAACAACTTCCGGTTTTCCGCATTCTTCCAATTCGggatgatgaaaatgatgaagaaatgcAACAAGAAAATGGTGGCGATTATGATGGCGATGATGATAACGACGATGACCCTGATGGTGATGACGTGAATTACATACGGATATTAATTGGCCGAGAACTCGCCACCGATCGACTTAACGATCAACAAGTTGAAGGACTTGTCAATGACAATTGGAATCAACAAATTCGAACTCGTGCAATCCGTTACATTCGTAGA ACAGGGCGAATATTTCAATTTAGCAGACGAACACTTTACAGATCGGTGATATATCTGGACAGATTTCTTGCCTATCGAGTAATAGCt AATGGGCAGCTCTGGGCAGTGAGATTAATAGCAGTGGCTTGTTTATCATTGTCTGCAAAAATGAATGACAATATCGATGATGTGCCACCACTATCAGACTATCCAGTAGGAGCTTACAACATTAGTGTGAATGCCATACAGAGAATGGAGATTTTGGTTCTTGTTGATTTCAACTGGAATATGAATTGTGTGACTCCTTTtgatttcagaatttttttcgTATCGAGATTCTGCAGAGATGTTACAAGATTAGACATAACTAGAATAACAACTGCTCGAATCATCATGAGTGCTTTAAGAG ATTTGAGGTTAATGAATCATAGACCATCTGTAATAGCAGCAGCTGCAACATTAGTAGCAGTAAACAGAGATTTCACCATACAAGAATTGGTGATTGAGATAAATGCTTTGCCTATAAATGGATTTCTTCaaatt GCTGATGTGAGTTACTGCTACAATAGAATGCTAGAGCTGAACAATTGA
- the LOC125854259 gene encoding calcium-transporting ATPase 1 encodes MEDYIKENYGEVKPKNSSEEALQRWRKLCWLVKNPKRRFRFTANLSKRFEARAIQRSNQEKLRVAVLVSQAALSFIQGVSYTVPEEVKDAGFQICGDELGSIVEGHNLRKLKVHGAVEGIAEKLSTSTTDGICTSADLLSRRKEIYGINKFIESPPRSFWIFVWEALQDTTLMILGVCAFVSLVVGIMTEGWPKGAHDGLGIVASILLVVFVTATSDYRQSLQFKDLDKEKKKITVQVTRNGYRQKISIYDLLPGDIVHLAIGDQVPADGLFLSGFSLLIDESSLTGESEPINVTAENPFLLSGTKVRDGSCKMLITTVGMRTQWGKLMATLSEGGDDETPLQVKLNGVATIIGKIGLFFAVITFAVLVQGLYSRKLGEGSQWSWSMDDAQEMLEYFAIAVTIVVVAVPEGLPLAVTLSLAFAMKKMMSDKALVRHLAACETMGSATTICSDKTGTLTTNHMTVVKACICGKIIETESSKDGSNICSEVSNSALKILIQSIFNNTGGEIVKNEDGKIEILGTPTETALLEFGLLLGGNFQEERQSSRLVKVEPFNSTKKRMGVVIELPGKGLRAHCKGASEIILASCDSFLNSSGEVVPLDEASINHLNDTIDLFANEALRTLCLAYKDISDEYPAETPIPFEGYTCVGIVGIKDPVRPGVKESVAICRSAGITVRMVTGDNINTAKAIARECGILTDDGIAIEGPVFSMKSEAELQEIIPKLQVMARSSPMDKHTLVKHLRTTFQEVVAVTGDGTNDAPALHEADIGLAMGIAGTEVAKESADVIILDDNFSTIVTVAKWGRSVYVNIQKFVQFQLTVNVVALIVNFSSACLTGSAPLTAVQLLWVNMIMDTLGALALATEPPNDDLMKRTPVGRKGNFISNVMWRNILGQSFYQFVVIWYLQTTGKALFHLDGSDADLILNTVIFNSFVFCQVFNEISSRDMEKINVFKGILDNYVFVTVLSSTALFQIIIVEFLGTFASTSPLTFHQWFTSVAIGFLGMPIAAAIKMIPVGSS; translated from the exons ATGGAGGATTACATTAAGGAGAATTATGGAGAAGTGAAACCGAAGAATTCATCGGAGGAAGCACTTCAGAGATGGAGGAAGCTGTGTTGGCTGGTTAAAAATCCGAAACGTAGGTTCAGATTCACAGCGAACCTATCCAAACGCTTTGAAGCTCGGGCCATCCAGCGATCCAATCAG GAGAAACTAAGAGTTGCTGTTCTGGTTTCACAAGCTGCACTTAGCTTTATTCAAG GAGTAAGTTACACTGTCCCGGAGGAAGTGAAAGATGCCGGGTTTCAAATATGTGGTGATGAGTTGGGATCAATAGTCGAGGGCCACAATTTGAGGAAGCTGAAAGTTCATGGTGCGGTTGAGGGTATTGCAGAAAAGCTATCAACATCAACCACCGATGGTATTTGTACTTCTGCTGATTTGCTTAGCCGACGAAAAGAAATATATGGGATCAATAAGTTTATTGAGAGCCCACCAAGGAGCTTCTGGATTTTTGTATGGGAAGCTCTTCAAGATACAACCCTCATGATACTTGGTGTTTGTGCTTTTGTATCGTTGGTTGTTGGCATAATGACTGAAGGATGGCCAAAGGGTGCACATGATGGACTTGGTATTGTTGCAAGTATCCTGCTGGTTGTATTTGTTACTGCTACAAGCGACTATAGACAGTCTTTACAGTTTAAGGATTTagataaagagaagaaaaagattaCAGTTCAGGTCACTAGAAATGGCTACAggcaaaaaatatcaatatatgatTTACTTCCTGGTGATATTGTTCATCTTGCTATTGGGGATCAGGTACCAGCTGATGGACTCTTCCTCTCTGGTTTTTCTTTGTTGATAGATGAATCTAGTTTAACAGGGGAGAGTGAACCCATTAATGTAACTGCTGAAAATCCTTTTCTCCTCTCTGGAACCAAAGTTCGTGATGGCTCGTGTAAAATGCTTATCACTACTGTTGGGATGAGAACCCAGTGGGGTAAACTGATGGCTACTCTTAGTGAAGGAGGAGATGATGAGACCCCATTGCAGGTTAAACTGAATGGAGTGGCAACTATTATTGGTAAAATAGGTCTGTTTTTTGCTGTCATCACATTTGCTGTGTTGGTGCAAGGCTTATATAGCCGCAAACTAGGGGAAGGGTCCCAATGGAGCTGGTCTATGGATGATGCCCAAGAAATGCTGGAATACTTTGCCATTGCAGTTACAATTGTTGTGGTTGCTGTTCCTGAGGGGCTTCCTTTGGCTGTGACATTGAGTCTGGCATTTGctatgaagaagatgatgagtGATAAGGCACTTGTGCGCCATTTGGCTGCTTGTGAGACAATGGGTTCTGCAACTACAATCTGTAGTGACAAGACTGGGACATTAACAACTAATCATATGACAGTTGTAAAAGCATGCATTTGCGGTAAAATCATAGAAACTGAAAGCTCTAAGGATGGTTCTAATATCTGCTCTGAAGTTTCTAATTCTGCATTGAAAATACTAATCCAGTCTATATTCAATAATACTGGGGGAGAAATAGTAAAAAATGAAGatggaaaaattgaaattctggGAACACCGACTGAAACTGCTCTTTTGGAGTTCGGTCTTTTGCTTGGAGGGAATTTCCAGGAAGAGCGTCAATCATCTAGACTTGTAAAGGTTGAGCCATTCAATTCAACGAAGAAGAGAATGGGTGTAGTTATAGAACTTCCTGGAAAAGGTCTCCGTGCACACTGTAAAGGAGCATCTGAAATAATTTTGGCTTCATGTGACAGTTTCCTAAACTCTAGCGGTGAGGTTGTTCCCCTAGATGAAGCTTCAATTAACCATCTGAATGATACGATTGACCTATTTGCTAATGAAGCTCTTCGAACTTTGTGCCTTGCCTACAAGGACATCAGTGATGAGTACCCTGCTGAAACTCCTATCCCCTTTGAGGGATATACCTGCGTAGGAATTGTAGGCATTAAAGATCCCGTTCGTCCTGGTGTTAAGGAGTCCGTCGCAATTTGTAGATCAGCTGGAATCACTGTGAGAATGGTCACTGGAGACAACATAAATACTGCTAAGGCTATTGCTAGAGAATGTGGAATTCTGACTGATGATGGTATTGCGATTGAAGGTCCAGTATTTAGCATGAAGAGTGAGGCCGAGCTGCAAGAAATAATTCCAAAGTTACAG GTGATGGCACGTTCTTCTCCAATGGATAAACATACGCTAGTGAAACATTTACGTACGACCTTTCAAGAAGTTGTTGCAGTGACTGGAGACGGCACTAATGATGCTCCTGCCCTTCATGAAGCAGATATAGGTCTTGCTATGGGCATTGCTGGAACTGAG GTAGCTAAAGAGAGTGCGGACGTTATAATTTTAGATGATAATTTCTCAACAATTGTGACTGTGGCCAAATGGGGACGCTCAGTTTATGTGAATATTCAAAAGTTTGTTCAATTTCAGCTGACCGTAAATGTGGTTGCCTTGATTGTCAACTTTTCTTCAGCCTGTTTGACAG GGAGTGCTCCACTTACTGCTGTTCAGCTTCTATGGGTCAACATGATCATGGACACACTGGGAGCTCTTGCACTAGCTACTGAACCTCCTAATGATGACTTGATGAAGCGAACGCCTGTAGGAAGGAAGGGGAACTTCATTAGCAATGTTATGTGGAGGAACATTTTGGGACAATCTTTTTACCAATTTGTAGTCATATGGTATCTTCAAACTACTGGCAAAGCTCTCTTTCATCTTGATGGATCAGATGCTGACTTGATTTTGAACACAGTCATTTTCAACTCTTTTGTGTTCTGTCAG GTTTTCAATGAGATTAGCTCTAGAGATATGGAAAAGATAAATGTCTTCAAAGGTATATTGGACAACTATGTTTTTGTTACCGTCCTCAGCTCTACAGCTCTTTTCCAAATCATTATTGTTGAATTCCTCGGTACCTTTGCAAGCACTTCTCCCCTTACATTCCACCAGTGGTTTACAAGTGTTGCAATCGGATTCCTGGGGATGCCGATTGCTGCTGCCATCAAGATGATCCCAGTAGGATCAAGCTGA